The Acidobacteriota bacterium genome includes a window with the following:
- a CDS encoding replication initiator protein A: MTDSIQEVLFEDPKNTKKQNLTNETLIRSELNLERWPSIWQLSKGTPVLDDRTLVKQISVPNGSQLVARVELSADKVLGNLTTEDQKTLYGLIYLWESQGKPRVLTFAIRQLLKVLGKPYGSNSRKAIRESLARLKKVNITWENSFYDKNQRNTLSKISLFNILSTLEFISRGEGKNVRETVRVVFDERIEMNLRLNYSLPTRAKVLLGFRSGISQLVYKLIEPKLFRIDQYERRTKELFEEMGVLSERYQKLSLRVTALKNVISELEGLPIQDGVLSVQLIEADEADYKLIARKKRLQAQPEASEITINLDDLELFGSQAGLLVGNAGLDVPEFTAERHLTLAEPERFVKHFLKIFDLKRKPTAKEISLASGWISKYNLSVDDGKRVVEFAQTAAQKTGFEVQNLAGISQYIELAITTGGKSGKPTSSGKSSLLPFDEPAPVAVLTKEETAKETAYQVLERLSTEDQEQWCRRAREVLEKSDKRTLLRQIDKYDPTTRRETLLSNAAKFFADEILAQPGKRSRSRNDR; this comes from the coding sequence ATGACGGACTCAATCCAGGAGGTCTTGTTTGAAGACCCCAAAAACACCAAAAAACAAAACCTGACCAATGAAACGTTGATTCGTTCGGAACTCAACCTCGAACGCTGGCCCTCAATCTGGCAGCTTTCCAAGGGAACTCCCGTCCTCGACGACCGCACGCTGGTCAAACAAATTTCAGTCCCAAATGGCAGCCAGCTTGTGGCCCGGGTCGAACTCAGCGCCGACAAAGTGCTTGGCAATCTCACGACCGAGGACCAGAAAACCCTGTACGGGTTGATTTACCTGTGGGAGTCGCAGGGCAAGCCCAGGGTTTTGACCTTTGCCATCCGCCAGTTGCTCAAGGTGCTGGGCAAGCCCTACGGGTCAAATTCGCGCAAGGCCATTCGCGAATCCCTCGCCCGGCTCAAGAAGGTCAACATCACCTGGGAAAACTCGTTTTACGACAAAAATCAGCGCAATACACTGTCTAAGATCAGTCTTTTCAATATTTTATCAACCTTGGAGTTCATCAGCCGGGGCGAAGGAAAAAATGTTCGCGAGACCGTCCGGGTCGTGTTTGACGAACGAATCGAAATGAATCTCAGGCTGAATTACTCGCTCCCGACGCGGGCCAAAGTGCTGCTGGGGTTTCGCAGTGGCATTTCGCAACTGGTCTACAAACTCATCGAACCCAAGCTGTTTCGAATTGACCAGTACGAGCGCCGAACCAAAGAGCTGTTCGAGGAAATGGGCGTGTTGTCAGAACGCTACCAGAAACTTTCGCTTCGAGTGACGGCCCTCAAAAACGTGATCAGCGAACTCGAAGGGCTTCCGATCCAGGACGGCGTGCTTTCGGTGCAACTGATCGAGGCCGACGAGGCTGACTACAAGCTCATCGCCCGCAAAAAGCGCCTTCAAGCCCAACCTGAAGCTTCCGAAATCACGATCAACCTCGACGATCTCGAATTATTCGGCAGCCAGGCCGGGTTGCTGGTGGGCAATGCCGGACTGGACGTGCCGGAATTCACGGCGGAGCGGCATCTGACGCTGGCCGAACCCGAGCGCTTCGTCAAACACTTCCTGAAAATTTTTGACCTCAAACGCAAACCGACCGCAAAGGAAATCTCGCTGGCGTCGGGGTGGATCAGCAAATACAACCTGTCGGTGGACGACGGCAAACGCGTGGTCGAATTTGCTCAAACTGCTGCCCAAAAAACCGGTTTTGAAGTCCAAAACCTGGCCGGCATCAGCCAGTACATCGAACTTGCCATCACAACCGGTGGGAAATCAGGGAAACCAACCTCATCGGGCAAATCCAGCCTGCTGCCCTTTGACGAACCCGCGCCGGTTGCGGTCCTGACCAAGGAGGAAACCGCCAAGGAAACCGCTTATCAGGTCCTGGAGCGCCTTTCCACCGAGGATCAGGAGCAGTGGTGCCGACGGGCGCGCGAAGTTCTGGAAAAATCCGATAAACGAACTCTGCTCAGGCAAATTGACAAGTATGACCCAACCACCCGGCGTGAAACTTTGCTCAGCAATGCGGCAAAATTCTTCGCAGATGAAATCCTGGCTCAACCAGGGAAGCGATCCCGCTCGCGAAATGACCGTTAA